In Gymnogyps californianus isolate 813 chromosome 6, ASM1813914v2, whole genome shotgun sequence, a single window of DNA contains:
- the SMNDC1 gene encoding survival of motor neuron-related-splicing factor 30, which yields MSEDLAKQLASYKAQLQQVEAALSGNAENEDLLKLKKDLQEVIELTKDLLSTQPSETLASSDSSASALPSHSWKVGDRCMAIWSEDGQCYEAEIEEIDEENGTAAVTFAGYGNAEVTPLFNLKPVEEGRKAKEDSGNKPMSKKEMIAQQREYKKKKALKKAQRIKELEQEREDQKVKWQQFNNRAYSKNKKGQVKRSIFASPESVTGKVGVGTCGIADKPMTQYQDTSKYNVRHLMPQ from the exons ATGTCAGAAGACCTTGCTAAGCAGTTAGCTAGCTACAAAGCTCAGCTTCAGCAAGTTGAGGCTGCCTTATCTGGgaatgcagaaaatgaagatttactaaaactgaagaaagaCTTACAG GAAGTCATAGAATTAACCAAAGATCTCCTTTCAACACAACCTTCGGAAACTCTTGCAAGTTCTGACagttctgcttctgctctgcccAGTCACTCCTGGAAGGTTGGGGATAGGTGTATGGCGATATGGAGTGAGGATGGACA GTGTTATGAAGCTGAGATTGAAGAAATAGATGAGGAGAATGGAACAGCTGCGGTCACATTTGCTGGATATGGCAACGCTGAAGTTACACCTCTGTTCAACCTCAAGCCtgtggaagagggaagaaaagcaaaagaggacAGTGGCAACAAACCCATGTCCAA aAAAGAGATGATAGCCCAGCAACGAGagtataaaaagaagaaagctttgaaaaaagcTCAGAGAATTAAAGAACTTGAACAGGAACGAGAGGACCAGAAAGTCAAGTGGCAACAGTTTAACAACAGAGCCtattctaaaaacaaaaaaggccag GTAAAGAGGAGTATTTTTGCTTCCCCTGAGAGCGTAACTGGCAAGGTTGGAGTTGGAACATGCGGAATTGCAGACAAACCTATGACACAGTATCAAGATACCTCTAAATATAATGTCAGGCATTTGATGCCTCAGTAA